One segment of Streptomyces sp. TG1A-8 DNA contains the following:
- a CDS encoding acyltransferase produces the protein MPKRKNTFSSRRRRAAQRAVHAVWAWAQRTGSVTAEHPAHFRFGAMGTGTRLAFPLGTVFGEPWIRLGAHCIIGERVTLTAGLMPDLDLGPDPILCIGDGVVLGRGSHVIADTSVTIGSDCYFGPYVYVTSTNHSYDDPHEPIGRQWPRMEPVEIGPGCWIGTGAVILPGARIGRNVVVAAGAVVRGTVPDHAVVAGAPARVVRRWTPGDGWQPPLRTPAPVPLPEGVTPGQLRALAGLDEEAAEHLARLDADG, from the coding sequence GTGCCCAAGCGCAAGAACACGTTCTCGTCCCGGCGACGCCGCGCGGCCCAGCGCGCCGTCCACGCGGTCTGGGCGTGGGCGCAGCGCACCGGATCGGTCACGGCCGAGCACCCGGCGCACTTCCGCTTCGGCGCGATGGGTACGGGCACGCGCCTGGCCTTCCCGCTCGGCACGGTCTTCGGCGAGCCCTGGATCCGCCTCGGCGCCCACTGCATCATCGGCGAGCGGGTCACCCTCACCGCCGGGCTGATGCCGGACCTGGACCTCGGCCCCGACCCGATCCTGTGCATCGGCGACGGCGTCGTCCTCGGCCGCGGCAGCCACGTCATCGCCGACACCTCGGTCACCATCGGCAGCGACTGCTACTTCGGCCCGTACGTCTACGTCACCTCCACCAACCACTCCTACGACGACCCCCACGAGCCCATCGGCAGGCAGTGGCCGCGCATGGAGCCGGTGGAGATCGGCCCGGGCTGCTGGATCGGCACCGGCGCGGTGATCCTGCCGGGAGCGCGGATCGGCCGGAACGTGGTCGTCGCGGCCGGCGCGGTGGTGCGGGGCACGGTCCCCGACCACGCCGTGGTGGCGGGGGCGCCCGCCCGGGTCGTACGGCGCTGGACGCCCGGCGACGGCTGGCAGCCGCCGCTGCGGACCCCCGCGCCGGTGCCGTTGCCGGAGGGCGTCACCCCCGGCCAGCTGCGCGCGCTGGCCGGTCTCGACGAGGAAGCGGCCGAACACCTGGCCCGCCTCGACGCCGACGGCTGA
- a CDS encoding helix-turn-helix domain-containing protein gives MSDLDLLTRSLARNVKRWRTERGFTLEALAARAGVSRGMLIQIEQARTNPSIGTVVKIGDALGVSITTLLDYERGPAVRVVPAERAVRLWHTEAGSYNRLLAGTEAPGPLEMWDWCLMPGEHSPSDPHPAGTAELVHVTRGELTLTVDGARHTVPAGASATFEADTPHAYGNEGEVPVEMVMAVSVPPVR, from the coding sequence GTGTCGGATCTCGACCTGCTGACCCGGTCCCTGGCGCGCAACGTGAAACGCTGGCGCACCGAGCGCGGCTTCACCCTGGAGGCGCTGGCCGCCCGCGCGGGAGTCAGCCGCGGCATGCTCATCCAGATCGAGCAGGCCCGCACCAACCCCAGCATCGGCACGGTCGTGAAGATCGGCGACGCCCTCGGCGTCAGCATCACCACACTGCTCGACTACGAACGCGGCCCCGCGGTCCGTGTCGTCCCCGCCGAGCGGGCCGTGCGGCTGTGGCACACCGAGGCGGGCAGCTACAACCGGCTCCTGGCCGGCACCGAGGCTCCGGGGCCGCTGGAGATGTGGGACTGGTGCCTGATGCCCGGCGAGCACAGCCCGTCCGATCCGCACCCGGCCGGCACGGCCGAACTCGTCCACGTCACCAGGGGCGAGCTGACCCTCACCGTGGACGGGGCGCGGCACACCGTCCCGGCGGGCGCGAGCGCCACCTTCGAGGCCGACACCCCGCACGCGTACGGCAACGAGGGCGAGGTCCCGGTGGAGATGGTCATGGCCGTCTCGGTGCCGCCCGTGCGCTGA
- a CDS encoding 4-hydroxybenzoate 3-monooxygenase translates to MIFPSSPPGSATGERRTVVVVGAGPAGLTVGNILRDASVDCVVLEAGSRRFIETRPRAGVIEEWAVRALRRRGLAGNLPAAAQVHDACEFRFGGERHRFAYGDLTDHRHHVYPQPLLVTDLVREYADVRGGDIRFGVRDVRLHDLDTDRPAVSYLCPRTGERRVLHCAFVAGCDGARGVTRDAMPADRTRIVRRDDGIGWLALLAEAPPSSDCVLFGIHPRGFAGHMPRGPGVTRYYLQCPPGDDPANWPHDRVWDELRTRLGAAGAPAPTEGRLIEKRVLDMHHYVVEPLDAGRLLLAGDAGHLTAPIAAKGMNLALHDAFLLGDALVAYVTRGDGSGLDGYSQACLRRVWDYQEFSQWLSDIYHGVASGDPFRAATTLARLRRLFTSPTAAAAFAEQYLGSATSF, encoded by the coding sequence ATGATCTTCCCCTCCTCCCCGCCCGGCTCCGCGACCGGGGAACGCCGTACGGTCGTCGTCGTGGGCGCCGGGCCCGCCGGTCTCACCGTCGGCAACATCCTGCGCGACGCCTCGGTCGACTGCGTGGTCCTGGAGGCCGGGAGCAGGCGGTTCATCGAGACCCGGCCCCGGGCCGGCGTCATCGAGGAGTGGGCGGTGCGCGCGCTCCGGCGGCGGGGGCTCGCCGGGAACCTGCCGGCCGCGGCCCAGGTGCACGACGCCTGCGAGTTCCGCTTCGGCGGCGAGCGGCACCGGTTCGCGTACGGCGACCTGACGGACCACCGCCACCACGTCTACCCGCAGCCGCTGCTGGTCACGGACCTCGTGCGGGAGTACGCCGACGTGCGCGGCGGCGACATCCGCTTCGGCGTGCGCGACGTACGACTGCACGACCTGGACACGGACCGGCCGGCGGTGTCGTACCTCTGCCCGCGGACGGGCGAACGCCGTGTGCTGCACTGCGCGTTCGTCGCCGGGTGCGACGGGGCGCGCGGGGTGACGCGGGACGCGATGCCGGCGGACCGGACGCGGATCGTGCGGCGGGACGACGGCATCGGCTGGCTGGCGCTGCTCGCCGAGGCGCCGCCCTCCTCCGACTGCGTGCTGTTCGGCATCCATCCGCGCGGTTTCGCCGGGCACATGCCGCGCGGTCCCGGGGTCACCCGCTACTACCTGCAGTGCCCGCCCGGCGACGACCCGGCCAACTGGCCGCACGACCGGGTCTGGGACGAGTTGCGCACCCGGCTCGGCGCGGCCGGGGCACCGGCTCCGACGGAGGGCCGGCTGATCGAGAAGCGGGTGCTGGACATGCACCACTACGTGGTCGAACCCCTGGACGCCGGACGCCTGTTGCTGGCCGGGGACGCCGGACACCTCACGGCGCCGATCGCGGCGAAGGGCATGAACCTCGCCCTGCACGACGCTTTCCTGCTGGGTGACGCGCTCGTCGCGTACGTCACCCGGGGCGACGGCAGCGGTCTGGACGGCTACTCGCAGGCGTGCCTGCGACGGGTGTGGGACTACCAGGAGTTCTCGCAGTGGCTGTCGGACATCTACCACGGTGTCGCGTCCGGCGATCCGTTCCGGGCCGCCACCACCCTGGCCCGCCTGCGCCGCCTGTTCACCTCGCCCACCGCGGCGGCGGCCTTCGCCGAGCAGTACCTGGGCTCCGCCACCTCGTTCTGA
- a CDS encoding APC family permease — MVKVDHAVPVAVADSGGLRRDVGLIGLMWASVGSIIGSGWLFGAEKAVVVAGPAAIISWVIGAVAIVLLALVHAELGGMFPVAGGTARYPHYAFGGLAGMSFGWFSWLQAATVAPIEVEAMIGYAKHWHWADGLQHADGTLSTSGFVTAVVLMAVFVAVNFFGVRALAHTNSAATWWKIAVPLAAIFIIAIGNFHPGNFTSEGFAPFGAKGVLGAISSSGIIFALLGFEQAIQLAGESRDPQRDLPRATLGSVAIGAVIYILLQVVFIAALPHSAFAHGWAKLDFPGISGPWAGLATVVGLGWLSMVLYIDAIISPGGTGLIYTTATSRVSFGLAKNGYAPKLFARTDGRGVPWFGLVVSFVTGVICFLPFPSWQELVGFITSASVLMYAGAPLAYGVFSDRLPHHERPYRLPGGKVISPVSFVVANLIIYWAGWDTLWRLGFAILLGYVLLGSYAWYAIRKGLPDAPRLDFRAAQWLPGYLVGMGLISWQGGFGGQGHIGLWWDILVVAAFSVAVYYWARATASRPEAIEQSIEEVVVTDAPAR; from the coding sequence ATGGTGAAAGTCGACCATGCTGTGCCGGTAGCCGTGGCGGACTCCGGCGGTCTGCGCCGGGACGTGGGGCTGATCGGCCTGATGTGGGCCTCCGTGGGCTCCATCATCGGGTCCGGCTGGCTCTTCGGCGCCGAGAAGGCGGTCGTCGTGGCCGGCCCCGCGGCGATCATCTCGTGGGTGATCGGCGCGGTGGCCATCGTGCTGCTGGCACTGGTGCACGCCGAACTTGGTGGCATGTTCCCGGTCGCGGGCGGCACGGCCCGCTACCCGCACTACGCGTTCGGCGGCCTGGCCGGCATGTCGTTCGGCTGGTTCTCCTGGCTCCAGGCGGCGACCGTGGCGCCGATCGAGGTCGAGGCCATGATCGGTTACGCCAAGCACTGGCACTGGGCCGACGGCCTGCAGCACGCCGACGGCACGCTCAGCACCAGCGGCTTCGTCACAGCCGTCGTCCTCATGGCCGTCTTCGTCGCGGTCAACTTCTTCGGCGTCCGCGCCCTGGCGCACACCAACAGCGCCGCCACGTGGTGGAAGATCGCCGTCCCGCTCGCGGCGATCTTCATCATCGCGATCGGCAACTTCCACCCCGGCAACTTCACCTCCGAGGGCTTCGCCCCGTTCGGCGCCAAGGGCGTCCTCGGCGCGATCAGCTCCAGCGGCATCATCTTCGCGCTGCTCGGCTTCGAGCAGGCGATCCAGCTGGCGGGCGAGAGCCGCGACCCCCAGCGGGACCTGCCGCGCGCGACCCTCGGCTCGGTCGCGATCGGCGCGGTGATCTACATCCTGCTCCAGGTCGTGTTCATCGCCGCGCTGCCGCACTCCGCCTTCGCGCACGGCTGGGCCAAGCTGGACTTCCCCGGCATCAGCGGCCCCTGGGCGGGTCTGGCGACGGTGGTGGGCCTGGGCTGGCTGAGCATGGTGCTGTACATCGACGCGATCATCTCCCCCGGCGGCACCGGCCTGATCTACACCACCGCCACGTCCCGCGTCTCCTTCGGCCTGGCGAAGAACGGCTACGCGCCGAAGCTGTTCGCCCGCACGGACGGGCGCGGTGTGCCGTGGTTCGGCCTCGTCGTTTCGTTCGTCACCGGCGTGATCTGCTTCCTGCCGTTCCCGAGCTGGCAGGAACTGGTCGGCTTCATCACCTCGGCGAGCGTGCTGATGTACGCGGGCGCCCCACTGGCCTACGGCGTCTTCTCCGACCGGCTGCCGCACCACGAACGCCCGTACCGGCTGCCCGGCGGAAAGGTCATCTCGCCGGTGTCGTTCGTGGTCGCCAACCTGATCATCTACTGGGCCGGCTGGGACACCCTGTGGCGGCTGGGCTTCGCGATCCTGCTCGGCTACGTGCTGCTGGGCTCCTACGCCTGGTACGCGATCCGCAAGGGCCTGCCCGACGCGCCCCGGCTGGACTTCAGGGCGGCGCAGTGGTTGCCCGGCTACCTGGTGGGCATGGGCCTGATCTCCTGGCAGGGCGGCTTCGGCGGCCAGGGCCACATCGGACTGTGGTGGGACATCCTGGTCGTGGCCGCCTTCTCCGTCGCCGTCTACTACTGGGCCAGGGCCACCGCGTCGCGGCCCGAGGCGATCGAGCAGAGCATCGAGGAGGTCGTGGTCACGGACGCTCCGGCGCGCTGA